From the genome of Botrytis cinerea B05.10 chromosome 7, complete sequence:
GTTGATGCCATGAATTTACGGTTGCAAAATGGAAATTCTCACCATGCCGAACTGGCCAGTGGCAGTAGGATCCCAATGCTATCAGATTTACCTCAACCCACCAACATGAGCCATTCAGTCGAATTCAGCAAGGCTAATGGGGCGGACAAAAGCAGTACCAGCTCTGACAGTTGGGAGGAAGTACCGGAATCTCTCCAACtcgaaaacaaaaacaattcGACGTTCGATGGAGAACCTAGCCAGAGCTCGAAGCGAGCTTCAACCAATGGTGATATAGAGGAAGAATCGCACATGGCATCGGAATTGTGCCTGAAGGAGAAGAGTTCTTACGCGAACGATTTAGACGAAACGAATAATAAATACCCCATGATTTCAGGTGGACGAACTCCTGCAATCCATAATCGAGAACCACACCCCCTTCCATTGTCTCAAAATAGACCTAGGGCTACGTCAGATGTCCCTCATTATCGAGACAAATCGCCATTAGGTCGAAACAACTGGGCCTTCTCTGATCTTCCAGACGAGGACTTTTCTGACCCAAATCTCAGCTTgtttcaagaaaacaaaaatccgaatgaagaggaaatggtTTCTATGGCTCGAAAGGCAGTTGAAGATTTAGATTTGCACCATGGTGTGACATCGGATTCAAGTGGTGGCCAAGACAATCCGCAATCATCTTTGTACGCTGGGAACGATCATGGCCGCGAAAATGACGATGAGCGCCTCGAGATAGTCGGCGAGGATGGCGTAACTCGCACCACTAGAAATTGTGAAGAAGTCTCTGAAAATAATCCTATttcagaagatgaagacgaaaATGAAACCCCTTTTGATGAAACGGAGCAAAATCCTTTTGCTCCAGACACGCCTCTCCCACCCCAACGCGAACCCATTCTACCGCCTCGTCAGCCAGCAGAACCAGAAGGACTCGCTGGAAATGTCGCGAATTGGTTATGGGGCAGACCCGACGATGCTGTACCGGAGGAAGATCTCGGTGTGAATGATGAGCACATAATTGAGGATATGGCTGCTGAAGCCCCATTTTTCCCTGTTGCACAAGCTCACCGGGATGCTTTTGATCACGGGAATGAGGGtgttggagatgttgaagtaCGCGAGGCTGCCATTGCCCCAGCGTTAGATCCCGAAGCAGATATTGAAGACGctgaagattttgatggtaTTATGGAGCTTGTTGGTATGCGAGGGCCATTGTTTGGTCTCGTTCAGAACGCCATCTTTAGTGCTTTCCTTCTTGGAATTACCATAGGGATTGTTATTTGGATTCCATATAATATTGGCCGGATATCCATCCTTCTCTTGGCAAACCCGGGACCAGCATTTAAGCTTCCCCTTCGATTCATCTTTGGGGTTGCAGCTTTTGTGCAAGACACTGCCTTAGTAATATTGGGGTTATCATATTATTGTTTCACTGCTGTCGCTCAAATTCCTTTGCGATTGTTGACTTTTTCTAGCTCACAAGGAGGAAATGATGCTCTTAGATTCTCTCAGGCCGCCTTCAAACGCGTCATGAACGGTACGGTTGATAGCATCATTCACCTCGCTGATTCTgaaatatttacattttcaGCTGCCTCACATGAAGCTCTGATGATGATCAAGTCCGGCTTGTTTGGAATACTTGCAGCCATCGGAAATGGACTCGTGTTTCTCTTATCGGGGAGTTATCAGCTCACCGTCGCCCATTTCAGAAACTTTACGGATGCTCTGTTCAAAGGTATTGCATCCATTGTATTGGAAATCCCGGCATTCTTGGCGCGGCCTGATTCTTGGGTCATCAGTTTAGAAGTTCCCAAGCGATTAGCACCACTGGATCCAGCCTTGAGCGTCTGGGGCGGTGTTGATCGAATGTGGGCTACGCTAGCAGGTTTTGCTACCCTTGCTGTATTAGGCGGTCTTTACGTCAAGAGAGGCACACCATTTTCAACAGAGCCGGGGAGTGTACGAGATGTGGAAAATGGAGTAATTGATATGCTGAACCAAGCAGGCGGAGTCATGAAAGTGATCTTTATCATCAGTATCGAGATGCTCGTATTTCCGTTGTATTGTGGCTTGCTCCTCGATGCAGCTCTGCTGCCGTTATTCGAAGATGCTACTATTATGTCTCGTCTTAGTTTCACTGGCCGGTCACCTCTcacttccatcttcatccattgGTTTGTCGGCACTTGTTACATGTTTCATTTCGCCTTATTCGTGTCGATGTGTCGGAAAATAATGCGAAAGGGAGTTTTACGTAAGTTACTTGACTTTTCCTGTCATCAATAAACCATTGCTAACACTATTAGACTTCATTCGTGACCCCGATGATCCAACGTTTCATCCTGTTCGTGATGTATTAGAACGAAGTGTGACAACACAATTGCGCAAAATCATGTTTAGCGCATTAGTTTACGGTGCTCTAGTCGTTATTTGCTTGGGTGGAGTAGTTTGGGgactttcattttcattcaaagGCGTTCTTCCGATTCATTGGTCCTCAAACGAGCCGGTGCTGGAATTCCCAGTTGATCTCCTCTTTTACAACTTCTTGATGCCTTTGGCAGTCAGATTCTTCAAACTTTCCGATGGTTTGCATTCGATGTATAGCTGGTGGTTCCGTCGGTGTGCTCGATGGTTGAGGTTGACGTGGTTCATGTTTGATGAAAGAAAACCAGACGAGGAGGGTCAAATGGTTCGAAGATCGTGGAAAGATTATTTCACATCCTCGAAGCCTCAAAATGTAGAGGACATggaagacgatgatgataGACTCATACACGATGGACGATATGTGAGAGCTCCCGCATCGGATCAAATCAAACTCCCAAAGGGTACCAAGACTTTCCTCGAGGTAGATCGTGATAACCGCCGTCTAGATGGTGTCAAGGACAGTTTTGATGGCGTCCATGGTCGCAACCCTGAGAATTACAAATTAGTCTACGTACCACCATGGTTTCGTTTAAGAATCTCtatattcattctttcaatctGGCTCTTCGCTGCAGCAACAGGGGTATGCTTCACCATTGTCCCTCTGGTGTTCGGAAGGTACATCTTCGCAAAGGTTATTCCGGCGGATATTCGCAAGAATGATGTTTATGCCTTTTCCATTGGAATATACATATTAGGGAGCGCACTTTATGCTCTTATACACCTTCCAACGGGATTGGTAACACTTCGTAACTCATTATACATTGACGGAGACACACCAAGCATAATATTTAGCCGTGTAGTGAAGGTTGTCCTCCACATCGCCCGCGTTGTCTGGACTTACACTGCCTTCATCCTCGTACTTCCTACCCTCTTTGCTTTCCTCGTGgaattctatttcatcatcCCCATGCACACTTATTTCTCAGAGGACGAGAGACATGTGGTTCATTTCGTGCAAAGTTGGACACTAGGATTGTTGTACGTCAAATTGACTACAAGAATTATATTGTGGCATGAGGGCAGCCGGCCAGCGGAAGCTTTGCGTGCAATCACGCGAAATGGTTACTGGGATCCGGATGCAAGACTAGCTACGAGGTCTTTCATATTCCCAGGTACCCTTGTACTTTCCATCGCTCTTGCTCTTCCCTACATGCTTGCTCAATTTGCAACCAAAACCTTGTGGAAGAATTCCACAGAACTAGAATTGATATATGTGAACCGCTACGCATATCCCATGGTCCTGGTCATGTTGGGGGCGGTTGGTGCCTTGTGGAAAGCGGCACAGATGGTGAAGGGATGGAAACAGAAGATTAAGGATGAGGTTTATCTGATAGGGGAGAGATTACACAATTTTGGTGATAATAGAAAGGTAGTTGGAACAGCCACTGGTTTGGGAGGTATGGGAGTGAGGAGGATTGATACTTGAGCAAATATTTTTATCGGAGCTAAACAGAACTCCATGGCAGTACTGATCATTTTGTTCACTTCACGTACCGAAAACAACCCGATATCCCGTCGGTCTTGACCAAACAATAGGATATTGACAGAAATGTATTCTTTCATGTGTATATAGCCATGGGGCAGGAACGGAGTTACGGAGAATACCTTGGGGCGTAAGGTGGGATACATCTAGATATGACGACTTTTCAAAAGTATAGCACAAGTCAAACCGACTTTCCTTTCGATTTCGTGAAATTATTACAGCGTCACCAAAATTCTCTGTGCGCTTCTTGACATCCTTCTCGCTGATTGAATTTTGCGAAAGCCGTGACTGTCAGGGGTGTGGACACCCCCATCCCCGCTCAGTACCCCATTCTTGGTTATCATCTCCGGCGATATGGGAACAAATGCCAATGGATATTTCACATCTCCCACGTGTTCTTCGATAACAGACAAACCATTCGGTATCAATCATACTGATGAGGAAATTACCCATCTTGAAATGTGAACATCCATGAATTTTCTACCACTATAGAAATACCCCCAGTGGAGAATCGTTGCTTGTCTGACCAGCCACCTTCTTCAGGGTATCGTATGGGTCAATCATGGCACTTCTCATAGATCGTCCCGTCGGGTGAATTGCCAAATTCTCCTGACCGAAAATTGtacttttaaatatttatatcaacTGCTCTGGCCGATGAATCCTGTCTATTCAGTAATCTTTTTGTCTATGAGGATTGTCTTTGTAGAACCCTACTTTAGCTTGCAATCATTTATTCTGCATACATTGATCAATTGGAGAGTTAGGGCATTATGAAGttcacatcttcaaatgCTCTCGTTAGCACAAGCTTTCTTCTCACTTCCTTTGCCCAAGCAGCCATCTTTTTGGCGCCAGAAAACGATATTCTGCTTCCGCCAAGCTCAaattccatcaatccattaaCTAGTTTAGGTGCCAACAGTCCATATTTTACTGGTAAGTTTTGGAGAAAATTCTCTTGTGGCCGATGTATTATTTCAATCGATCCGAATTTCctccatatcttcatctaGATGCTAAACAATACTAGGACCCAATGTCCACGGCATTAGCAATCACGTGCCTGAGAACTGCTATGTAGATCAGGTGGCATATAATGTTAGGCACGGAAGTCGATATCCAGATTCTGGAGCATATGCGGAATGGACCTCTTTGTATGCCGAGATACAAGCAGCGAATTTTACGTCCACTGGTTCTTTGGCTTTCCTAAAATCATGGAAGCCAGTTCTGACCAATCCTGGGCTTCAAATAGCCCAAGAAAGTCCGACGGGATTCAAAGAAGCATACGATCTTGGCTACCAACTTAGGACCCGTTATCCAGACCTTTATTCTTACGGCCAACCATTCATGAGTTGGGCGAACTTGTACCCCCGCGTTGTCCAAACTGCACAAAACTTTGTGAGGGGCTTTCTGGGGTCTGCAGCAAGTAATCTTGGTACGGTAGTTACTATCAACTCAACGGGAAGTGAGTCGGCACTTTTTGACAGCTTGAGTCCAAGTGATTTGTGTCCGTCATTTGTGGATGGTAATGGTGGAAAAGAACGTAAGTCTCAGTTATTCATGTCATTGTAACTTCATGTTCCGTATGCGTGATTCGGTCGCTTCGAGCATAGCTAATGAATGACTCCAGAGGTAACATGGAACTCAATCTATCTTCCTCCCATTCATGCCCGCCTTCAGTCATTGGTCAAGGgaaatctcaatttctcaaccACTGATGTCTCTATCATGCCATATCTTTGTGGTTTCGAATCTCAAATCACAGGTACACTATCTCCATGGTGTGGTGTGTTTACGGATGAAGAACTCAAACAATATGAATATGCCCAAGACTTGAGATACTACTATGGTATCGGCCCGGGTGAAGATTTACCTTCCAAGATGATGCTTCCATATCTCAATTCCCTCGTCGGACTTCTGGAACAAGGCCCAGGCACCAACGGAACATTTCTCAACGGGTCCAGCTATACATTACCTAGCATCCTTACTGCTTTCATGAACGATGGTCAGATCACCGAGCTCGGAGCCGCAACTGGCGTATGGGACAACACCACATCTCTAGGGGACGGAACGAAAATTCCACACGGTTACAAATACATCTCCAGTCATTTCGTTACTATGAGAGGTACAGTAGCATTCGAAAGACTGAATTGCGCCATTCCTGGAAATTCAACTCTCAACAACTCGACACACTCAGCACCATATTCGTATAGAGATGCAAGCTCATCAGCCTCGACAAATGAAACATATGTCCGCATTCTTCTCAACGATGTTGTTTATCCAGTGCATTCATGTCATTCTGGGCCCGGTTCCAGCTGTCTTCTTAGCGATTACTCGAAACTGATCAAGAGTAAAGTTGACGCGGCGGGAGACCTTCCAACTCGATGCAATGTTACGGCCTCTGGCGCACCTACCGCAGTCAAGGGAGCTAGTTTCTTTACCGATTTGTCACTTCCATGGTTGGGAAATGTTGTCCCATAGGCGAATGAGTGGCATGTGTGGTGTGGTAACGGTCGATGTGGAAGATGTATATAGATACTTGCCAAGTACTTTACTAAATTTCCATATGACAATCAGCTTTTCTTACAACTTGATAGGGCTCGCTTCCCTTCTCGCGCTTCTGAAGTTACGTGTCTGATGTGCCATTATCCACACATGATAAAACACAGCACAGAGTTGTTTCCCAGTGGGGAAGTGATGAAAGTCAGTGAACAAATCgattgaattagaattaaacTACCACTAAAAATATTCGAATGCAAGCCAAGACTAAAAAATATCGCATCAAAGAACTACAACGCCACGCTCTTTCTAACCAGGTATCACCTAAAAGTAAACATTCCCACCAACCCTAACATGCAATCAGCCCAAATCCATTATTTTCCCAAACAAGAAACCCAAGCCAAGATATAGATCAAATTTCAGCCCAGCAAAAAGTAAACGTACAGAAGcaaattaaagaaaagaacccaaagaagaacaagCAAGGACGATAAATTCCAGGAAATTGTAACGTGGCAAGACTGTCTCATATCAGCACGCTGACAGCCAATTCCCCAGGATCCATAACATAATACGGAGCAATCCCTTCACTCATCGCTTCGCTATTCTCCTTGAATTTTCTTGCCGCGACGTCGAGATCAAGTAGCAACTTCTCGGCTGCCTTTCTAACTTTATCTGTTCTCCTTCCAGTATCTCCTGGCCCAGCGAATCTTCCTCGCGGATTGATTGCAGCGTCTCTCAATTCCCTGGCATAAGCGGATAGTGTTTGGTCTTGGGCAACTCTGTAGCTGAGTAGGTAGGGAAGCTGTGATGCTTGAATCCAGACGGACGAATCATTTATGGGAAGAGCATTGATGACATCGGCTTCTCTGTATCTCTGAAGAACACTGAGACTTCCAGGAAGGGGTTGTTGTAGAGAAGGCGGTTTGTTGGGTATGAAAGACATGTAGTAATTCTGAAGGTAGTTGATAGCATTGTGTTGGGGTGAAGCGATATGGATACACATGGTGATGGTATTTGTCAGTTCATTAAGAGTTTTAATGCCGGGGAAAGTAGGCATCTGTCCACCCATTGGAGATTGCATCTCATTACACCAAGTTGATACACATGTATCTTTTGCGACGTCGGCGTCACCCGTGTAATATGTAGATAGCATAGAAgaaacaaattcaaacaGGATGGGCCACAAGATAGCCATGTTTTTTCCGTATGCGTAGTTGTGAAATCGGGGATCTTTCTTGTCGTTTAGGGCCGATAGAGGGAAGCCACGGGTAATCAGAGAAGTTGGAACATAGTTTCCAGTCCAGTTAAAGTTTTTGTAAGAGCTGAGGAGGAATTCGTAGGTCTGTTGTTCAGTGAAGCCATTAATCTTAGTAACAACCTGTGGTACAAGAGTTTCACGGGCGGCGGCGTTTAGAGAAAGAGTTTTGAACCTGTTTTGTTATGCTAAATCAGCTATTGTCATTTGTAATCACCTGGAAGTTTACGAGAATGAATTGCAACTAGGAAAAACATACCAATGAGGTTCCAAGGTTTTGTAAACGATGTGATCACTGGGAAAGCTTCTGTAAGCAGCCACAGCACTGGCCTCCTTCACAAAATGGCAATCATTGAGGTGCAATGTCACCTCATGATGTGTCCAGTCAGAGATCAAACTACACATTTTGGCGTATCTCCATGGCCAATCCTCATGCTCGTTTTCTTTTGGATCCTTTGGATTGATTCTCTTGTTGAAGATCGTAACCGAATTTTCCATACTGATTTTGTAGTCCAAGACAATGGCTAAAGGATGAAGATCGCCGTCTGCATTCAGGTGGAACAACGTTACGGAGGCACATCCGTATCTTTTGCCATTGTCAGATTTGAGAACAGCGTCGGGGGAAGTGCCGGCCCATTCACGGAAAAAACTACAATCTTGGATATAGAAAGACTCtgaattgaatatctctAGGAGACTATGCATTTCCTTATTGCCTTGATTGAGAGCAGACTTCTTGAACCTATCGAGCCAAGTTTGGCCAGCTAGAGCGATAGATGAAGGATTAGGACCAGTAAAATACTGTTGAGCGAACACTGCATCACTATACCAATCCTTGCGATAGCCAATATTTGGTTCAGTTCCAATGTTCTTCTCTTCAGTTTGTAAAgctttcattttttcttctaaCATTGCCATTGTGGTTCCATTATAAGGATCCCCAAATAGGAGATTTGAGATCTCTGGTGGAATCTTAGGGAGAAGTGACACAGAAACATCGACAAATCgtttgaggttgaagattttgagtaGTCCTACCCGATCATCAAGAGGTATCCATTTCAGATGAGGTGGGTATGAAGGGGTCGTGGTTCCCGGAAGTGCCCATTGATAAAGTGCTCGTTGTGTCTCGAATTTACGTGGTATGAATGGTCGATCTGCTTCAAATCCTTGAGCACGAAAACTTTCTGCGTATCTAGAGATGTGAGTTCGTCTCGTTTTACAACGCAAAATATACACAATAACATACCTCTCCTCGAGCCTCGCGAACAATTTGGCTGTCGCTTCATTAATTTCGGCGGGTGTTACGACGATGGTGCCTGCGGCTTTTGGATTGGTCTTCTTGGGCCTTCTGATTATCCTTCGAAAAATGTTTGgcttttgttcttttgtaCCATTAATCATCTTTGCATCCTTGGCCGCGGGCCCATTCATCGTCGTAGCCCCATTGGTGCCATTGACCGCATTCGTTGCCTGATGAGCGGACATGATTATATGTGAGAAGAAATTGCTACAGATAATATCAGGTGGGTAAACAACAatttatgaatgaatattggCTTCTGAATGTTTGTTTCtagatggaatgggaaagaaaatgtGGACTGGAATGAAGGACAGAATAGGAAATTCAATGGAATGAACTCGCAATTTACGAcgaaattagaaattttcAAGCTCACTGTCTTTGGAATATTTGACCAAAGGAATACAACTTTCCAATGGTTCTCTCCCTATAGGAAGAATGGGGCAAATCATCCGACTGCAACCATCATGAATTTATCGACTGATCCACACCAGGCTTTGAAAATAAGGGGAAAGACGTCGCAGGATTTGTTTTCGGATTCGGCCTGTGGAATGTGTAGAAAATGAATTTCACGTCTGGGAAATCTTCTCAATTTTCCAAGGGCTAGGAGAATTCAAATGGATAGCTAAAGTAGATGATTTGACAGATAACGAAAGTAAAGAAGGAGCAGAACTCGGTACGAATACCTTGAAAATGGACATTATATCGACAACATCGCTGTAACAAATTGTTGCcatcgaagaagaatggattggGAAGCGCCAATATTTGCGAAGATCGTGTATCATATAATTctgggaatgggaaagatTGGGTCTTCAGATCTTCTTGTTCGCAttagcttcttcttcctggGTTGATCTGGAGTACTGCCGAGATCAAAAAGAGTACATCACACGTCCAATTGCCGCATAGCTTCCACGAGAGCACTACCTCTCAAGCCATCTGCAAACTCTTATTATGAGTATCGCTGTCGGTGATTACGAATGCGCTTTAGTGGTATGCCGCCTATTTCCATATGAATCCTTTATTTCTCCCATTCCTTTATGCGTTTGCTTATCAGAGTTTCGCGCATTTGTATGGCGTGTTTATAAGACAAATCATTTAGCCCACTTCGCATTCCACCACACCCGGGCACTCGCACCTCTATAGCgttgttatatataatatatatatatatatatgtatgtatatcgTTAATCCATCGCCTCTTGTTCCTGTCGCCACTATTCCCTTCTATCAGCAATGAAACGATGCTTCTTGGGGTCTGCCTGCAGGGAACCCAGAGGTGGTACCGCGTTTGTTTTCAATCCGCCGGCTTCCTTCCCTCTGTCTGTCGTAATTTCAATCTCGATTCCGATACTGATCTGTCGTAAAGCTTGTATCAATTAATTATCAGAAGTCTGTGTAGGGTTTCCATTGAATGGTTTCTTGATCTTTGACTACCTGGATTTTCGTTGTGTTAAGTCGAAGTACTCGTAGAATGATTTAACCTTGCTGTTCGCAATATTTCTGACGTAGTGGGGTCAGACTCACGCTATGTCTCTTGTCTcatgtcttcttcttgacCTTACTAGGGCCACGGCACAAGCCGAACTTTTCACTTACAAGGTACCTACGTTTATGTAAATCATGTTACCTGCGTATTCTTCGAAACAGGCATTTGGACAAAGCTGGGGGCGATCTCATTGCGATTGCGACATAAGGCCAAAGTCAACGCTTACCCTTCAGATCTTTGGCAAGAAGTTGGTGAGAACACAACAAGTTTATGATTTTTCACCAGGTCTGAACTTGTTCTGGAAGGCCTTTTCTTGTCCCCCAAAATCTCTTACAGCCAGGGATAATCGTATGtttgttttcaatataatacaagTGCATTAAGGATGTAATGGCAACCACGAAGAAAGTCCatgttttcattttgtttgCCCCTCACTTATTCCGCAAGAACAATTGCGTTGACTCATGATTTTAATCATCACGAATGGGTCATTCTGCCACCATTTCAAATGATATTGCCGTCTTAGTTGTCGACTCTTCGAGACATTTCTGAAATCAGTACGTGAAGTTCTCTCATGGCAACAAAGAAGTGATTTGGTGGATGAGTGATCGATGCATTTCAGATCTTGGAGGGACGGGCCAAACTCGTCTTGGAGCAATTGAATCATCGATGTTTGGATCAGAGACTTGAGCTGACCTCTACTGTGAGACGTTGTTCAATGCGTACCCCAGGTCTCGCGGCTGACATATGCCATCAAGGGTGGAAGGATGATACAATTGCTTTTTTTACTGGAAAATTATTTGACGCAAGATGAGGGTTTGAGAATAGGTGCAGGTTGTTAATCCAAGCATCGAGGCACTGCCGTTCTCGGTCTTCCCTTCAGTAAAAGATTTCCTCAAGCACAACTATCCAACAACAATCAAGACGCCATATGATTCTGCTATTCGAAAAGAATCGCTCCAGGACAAAACGGGCATAGTTTATCAGTCTTTTCCGCCAGTGCCTTATTCTCACTGTAGACTGTTGCAGCCCGAGGTACTTCAGCTCTTCCGCGGTTGTTATTCCAACTCATGATGTCGAGTGAAACTTGGTAGTGGTTTGAAAATGGTAATTAAAGAGATATCGAatgaaaagaggaagattttATTCTCAAGTTGTTAGTATCGAGTATGTTGAGATTGATAGAATCTTCGAGTATGTTTTTGATGGAAGTGTATATCATATTCAGTGGTTGAAGATGCTCTTGTATCTAAGACTTGGTACGGCATGAATCTTCGTAAGTTTATCACAGGGTGTACAGCCGTATTAAGAACGATTCTATCACCAAATTAAAGCTGTACACCATCAGTGAATGCCATGAAAATACATTATTGTAGAGCCTTAGTACGGCAAATTGAGAAACAATCTCCAAGCTGCGAACCC
Proteins encoded in this window:
- the Bcssm4 gene encoding Bcssm4 — its product is MSTPGAISTHNSNPAPDVMNDPQYATNTTNGVDDNGDPDTCRICRAEATETEPLFYPCKCSGSIKFVHQDCLMEWLSHSQKKHCELCKTPFRFTKLYSPNMPQSLPTRVFLKHFAFHAIKNMATYLRFGLVILVWLISLPFFIRQVWRFLFWFSDGGTPARILITNSRQNDTASEGLEISRGVVNSTWGGMASEQITPLNASQTSPAGIGGFMEMLMGIIMPVFQTLNTSGSDPLAAGFFMSLYYGFGLTYATPSDGSTNTTGSITTASPSGSQGHSLLSDVSFLSNGTRFPWLNQAILDTAEGFIIILVIVITFILVFLIREWVVQQQPVINMGAAFNADVVAAGAIPQEDLPIDVHELQERMEERIRIIQRERLAEARGLNAGPGAQLDMPMPMEIRNPNRPPPLFDLNRELTPEAELEDFGTVPETLDQQQNPDDPEVQLTDQFSVIWRRAGGDPREVLNIIDQENLGDRMKYWVDAMNLRLQNGNSHHAELASGSRIPMLSDLPQPTNMSHSVEFSKANGADKSSTSSDSWEEVPESLQLENKNNSTFDGEPSQSSKRASTNGDIEEESHMASELCLKEKSSYANDLDETNNKYPMISGGRTPAIHNREPHPLPLSQNRPRATSDVPHYRDKSPLGRNNWAFSDLPDEDFSDPNLSLFQENKNPNEEEMVSMARKAVEDLDLHHGVTSDSSGGQDNPQSSLYAGNDHGRENDDERLEIVGEDGVTRTTRNCEEVSENNPISEDEDENETPFDETEQNPFAPDTPLPPQREPILPPRQPAEPEGLAGNVANWLWGRPDDAVPEEDLGVNDEHIIEDMAAEAPFFPVAQAHRDAFDHGNEGVGDVEVREAAIAPALDPEADIEDAEDFDGIMELVGMRGPLFGLVQNAIFSAFLLGITIGIVIWIPYNIGRISILLLANPGPAFKLPLRFIFGVAAFVQDTALVILGLSYYCFTAVAQIPLRLLTFSSSQGGNDALRFSQAAFKRVMNGTVDSIIHLADSEIFTFSAASHEALMMIKSGLFGILAAIGNGLVFLLSGSYQLTVAHFRNFTDALFKGIASIVLEIPAFLARPDSWVISLEVPKRLAPLDPALSVWGGVDRMWATLAGFATLAVLGGLYVKRGTPFSTEPGSVRDVENGVIDMLNQAGGVMKVIFIISIEMLVFPLYCGLLLDAALLPLFEDATIMSRLSFTGRSPLTSIFIHWFVGTCYMFHFALFVSMCRKIMRKGVLHFIRDPDDPTFHPVRDVLERSVTTQLRKIMFSALVYGALVVICLGGVVWGLSFSFKGVLPIHWSSNEPVLEFPVDLLFYNFLMPLAVRFFKLSDGLHSMYSWWFRRCARWLRLTWFMFDERKPDEEGQMVRRSWKDYFTSSKPQNVEDMEDDDDRLIHDGRYVRAPASDQIKLPKGTKTFLEVDRDNRRLDGVKDSFDGVHGRNPENYKLVYVPPWFRLRISIFILSIWLFAAATGVCFTIVPLVFGRYIFAKVIPADIRKNDVYAFSIGIYILGSALYALIHLPTGLVTLRNSLYIDGDTPSIIFSRVVKVVLHIARVVWTYTAFILVLPTLFAFLVEFYFIIPMHTYFSEDERHVVHFVQSWTLGLLYVKLTTRIILWHEGSRPAEALRAITRNGYWDPDARLATRSFIFPGTLVLSIALALPYMLAQFATKTLWKNSTELELIYVNRYAYPMVLVMLGAVGALWKAAQMVKGWKQKIKDEVYLIGERLHNFGDNRKVVGTATGLGGMGVRRIDT
- the Bcssm4 gene encoding Bcssm4, with amino-acid sequence MSTPGAISTHNSNPAPDVMNDPQYATNTTNGVDDNGDPDTCRICRAEATETEPLFYPCKCSGSIKFVHQDCLMEWLSHSQKKHCELCKTPFRFTKLYSPNMPQSLPTRVFLKHFAFHAIKNMATYLRFGLVILVWLISLPFFIRQVWRFLFWFSDGGTPARILITNSRQNDTASEGLEISRGVVNSTWGGMASEQITPLNASQTSPAGIGGFMEMLMGIIMPVFQTLNTSDGSTNTTGSITTASPSGSQGHSLLSDVSFLSNGTRFPWLNQAILDTAEGFIIILVIVITFILVFLIREWVVQQQPVINMGAAFNADVVAAGAIPQEDLPIDVHELQERMEERIRIIQRERLAEARGLNAGPGAQLDMPMPMEIRNPNRPPPLFDLNRELTPEAELEDFGTVPETLDQQQNPDDPEVQLTDQFSVIWRRAGGDPREVLNIIDQENLGDRMKYWVDAMNLRLQNGNSHHAELASGSRIPMLSDLPQPTNMSHSVEFSKANGADKSSTSSDSWEEVPESLQLENKNNSTFDGEPSQSSKRASTNGDIEEESHMASELCLKEKSSYANDLDETNNKYPMISGGRTPAIHNREPHPLPLSQNRPRATSDVPHYRDKSPLGRNNWAFSDLPDEDFSDPNLSLFQENKNPNEEEMVSMARKAVEDLDLHHGVTSDSSGGQDNPQSSLYAGNDHGRENDDERLEIVGEDGVTRTTRNCEEVSENNPISEDEDENETPFDETEQNPFAPDTPLPPQREPILPPRQPAEPEGLAGNVANWLWGRPDDAVPEEDLGVNDEHIIEDMAAEAPFFPVAQAHRDAFDHGNEGVGDVEVREAAIAPALDPEADIEDAEDFDGIMELVGMRGPLFGLVQNAIFSAFLLGITIGIVIWIPYNIGRISILLLANPGPAFKLPLRFIFGVAAFVQDTALVILGLSYYCFTAVAQIPLRLLTFSSSQGGNDALRFSQAAFKRVMNGTVDSIIHLADSEIFTFSAASHEALMMIKSGLFGILAAIGNGLVFLLSGSYQLTVAHFRNFTDALFKGIASIVLEIPAFLARPDSWVISLEVPKRLAPLDPALSVWGGVDRMWATLAGFATLAVLGGLYVKRGTPFSTEPGSVRDVENGVIDMLNQAGGVMKVIFIISIEMLVFPLYCGLLLDAALLPLFEDATIMSRLSFTGRSPLTSIFIHWFVGTCYMFHFALFVSMCRKIMRKGVLHFIRDPDDPTFHPVRDVLERSVTTQLRKIMFSALVYGALVVICLGGVVWGLSFSFKGVLPIHWSSNEPVLEFPVDLLFYNFLMPLAVRFFKLSDGLHSMYSWWFRRCARWLRLTWFMFDERKPDEEGQMVRRSWKDYFTSSKPQNVEDMEDDDDRLIHDGRYVRAPASDQIKLPKGTKTFLEVDRDNRRLDGVKDSFDGVHGRNPENYKLVYVPPWFRLRISIFILSIWLFAAATGVCFTIVPLVFGRYIFAKVIPADIRKNDVYAFSIGIYILGSALYALIHLPTGLVTLRNSLYIDGDTPSIIFSRVVKVVLHIARVVWTYTAFILVLPTLFAFLVEFYFIIPMHTYFSEDERHVVHFVQSWTLGLLYVKLTTRIILWHEGSRPAEALRAITRNGYWDPDARLATRSFIFPGTLVLSIALALPYMLAQFATKTLWKNSTELELIYVNRYAYPMVLVMLGAVGALWKAAQMVKGWKQKIKDEVYLIGERLHNFGDNRKVVGTATGLGGMGVRRIDT